A single Calidifontibacter indicus DNA region contains:
- a CDS encoding type I restriction-modification system subunit M gives MTDSRRLVDKLWSYCDVLRDDGVGVIEYTEQLTYLLFLKMAHERATRKLRPEQIVPEEYSWQKLLDAQGDKLEYEYTRILVGLAREDGVIGTIFRKAQNRIQDPAKLRRLVVDLIDKENWSQSGTDIKGDAYEELLSKGASDTGSGAGQYFTPRALIEAIVDVVRPTVADTVVDPACGTGGFLLVAHDHASRGAESMTPTQRDHLRDGFASGYELVDGTARLAAMNLLLHGMGTSNGDSLIEVRDSLIADPGRRWSVVLSNPPFGRKSSLTMVGADGREVREDREIERQDFVATTSNKQLNFVQHIATILDTNGRAAVVLPDNVLFEGGAGETIRRKLLTDFNLHTMLRLPTGIFYAQGVKANVLFFDKKVARPGQPWTERLWVYDLRTNKHFTLKQNPLRRADLDEFVTACTATERAPSERWKPFTYDEIVARDKANLDITWLKDDSLDDLDNLPSPDVIAREIVEDLTAALAEFEAVATALEEQLRG, from the coding sequence ATGACTGACTCTCGCCGCCTGGTCGACAAGCTCTGGTCGTACTGCGACGTGCTCCGCGATGACGGAGTCGGAGTCATCGAGTACACCGAGCAGCTGACGTACCTGCTGTTCCTCAAGATGGCGCACGAGCGCGCCACGCGGAAGCTTCGGCCGGAGCAGATCGTGCCCGAGGAGTACTCGTGGCAGAAGCTGCTCGACGCCCAAGGTGACAAGCTCGAGTACGAGTACACCCGCATCCTCGTCGGCCTCGCCCGCGAGGACGGCGTCATCGGCACGATCTTCCGCAAGGCCCAGAACCGTATCCAAGACCCAGCGAAGCTGCGCCGGCTCGTTGTCGACCTGATCGACAAGGAGAACTGGTCGCAGTCCGGCACTGACATCAAGGGCGACGCGTACGAGGAACTGCTGTCCAAGGGTGCGTCGGACACGGGGTCCGGGGCGGGTCAGTACTTCACACCACGCGCTCTGATCGAGGCGATCGTCGACGTGGTACGCCCGACGGTCGCCGACACCGTCGTCGACCCGGCCTGCGGCACCGGCGGATTCCTCCTGGTGGCGCACGACCACGCTTCGCGCGGCGCAGAGTCGATGACCCCGACCCAGCGTGACCACTTGCGCGACGGCTTTGCCTCAGGCTACGAACTCGTCGACGGCACAGCGCGATTGGCCGCGATGAACCTGCTACTCCACGGCATGGGCACGTCAAATGGCGACTCGCTGATCGAGGTGCGCGACTCGCTCATCGCCGATCCCGGCCGCCGCTGGTCGGTCGTGCTCTCCAACCCGCCGTTCGGTCGGAAGTCCTCCCTGACGATGGTCGGCGCCGACGGCCGCGAGGTGCGAGAAGACCGCGAGATCGAGCGGCAAGACTTCGTCGCGACCACGAGCAACAAGCAACTCAACTTCGTCCAGCACATCGCCACGATCCTGGACACCAACGGACGCGCCGCCGTTGTGCTGCCTGACAACGTGCTCTTCGAAGGCGGTGCCGGCGAAACGATCCGCCGCAAGCTGCTCACCGACTTCAACCTGCACACAATGCTGCGTCTGCCGACCGGGATCTTCTACGCCCAGGGCGTGAAGGCCAACGTGCTGTTCTTCGACAAGAAGGTCGCCCGCCCCGGGCAACCGTGGACCGAGCGGCTGTGGGTCTACGACCTGCGCACCAACAAGCACTTCACACTGAAGCAGAACCCGTTGCGCCGCGCGGACCTCGATGAGTTCGTCACCGCGTGCACCGCCACCGAGCGCGCCCCGTCTGAGCGCTGGAAACCGTTCACGTACGACGAGATCGTCGCCCGCGACAAGGCGAACCTCGACATCACCTGGCTCAAGGACGACTCGCTCGATGACCTCGACAACCTGCCCTCGCCCGACGTCATCGCCCGCGAGATCGTCGAAGACCTCACCGCAGCACTTGCCGAGTTCGAAGCAGTAGCAACCGCTTTGGAAGAACAATTGCGCGGCTAA
- a CDS encoding PIN domain-containing protein — MTFEVLLDTCVLYPPTLCDTLLRIAENGAFEPRWSADVLVELERNLSPLPSVGIKGAQTRIRAMTGAFPNATVNAYEQLLGDMPGHPTDAHVMAAAIVARCQVIVTANLKDFPEAELAQWGLTVSHPDAFLLDQLELHPRETLLALQNQSRDSSRPSLSLPQLLESLRRAGVPRFAAAVTRIRSQGVHDD; from the coding sequence ATGACGTTCGAGGTCCTACTCGACACATGTGTCCTCTACCCGCCGACGCTGTGCGACACCCTGCTGCGGATCGCTGAGAACGGCGCATTCGAACCACGCTGGTCCGCTGACGTTCTGGTCGAACTGGAGCGCAACCTGTCCCCGCTCCCTTCCGTTGGTATCAAAGGTGCGCAGACCCGGATCCGTGCCATGACCGGCGCGTTCCCGAACGCAACCGTCAACGCCTACGAGCAACTGCTCGGCGACATGCCCGGCCATCCCACAGACGCGCACGTCATGGCGGCGGCGATCGTGGCTCGATGCCAGGTCATCGTCACGGCAAACCTGAAGGACTTTCCGGAGGCCGAACTCGCGCAGTGGGGTTTGACCGTCTCCCACCCGGACGCCTTCCTGCTCGATCAGCTAGAACTACACCCGCGGGAAACCCTTCTCGCTCTACAGAATCAGTCGCGCGATTCGTCGCGACCGTCTCTGTCGCTGCCGCAACTGCTGGAGTCACTCCGGCGGGCTGGTGTCCCCCGGTTTGCTGCGGCGGTCACTCGCATCCGAAGCCAAGGAGTTCACGATGACTGA
- a CDS encoding helix-turn-helix domain-containing protein translates to MPTPTKTAARHSATYLPSSEDEASAASLAKVLQVGDDGLAALVAPDGTTIALSAQVHRVLVQVADAMAHGMGVTVAPHNAMLTTQEAADFLGISRPTLVRIIDRGDLEAVKPGRHRYVALQDLIAYQERVAVQRRKSLDEMARDAESAGLYDLLDGQPPLKRH, encoded by the coding sequence ATGCCGACTCCTACGAAGACTGCCGCGCGCCACAGCGCGACCTACCTCCCATCGTCGGAAGACGAGGCGTCTGCAGCGTCCTTGGCCAAGGTCCTGCAGGTGGGAGATGACGGTCTCGCCGCCCTCGTAGCGCCGGACGGCACAACAATCGCTTTGTCGGCGCAAGTCCACCGCGTCCTCGTACAGGTCGCGGACGCCATGGCCCATGGGATGGGCGTGACCGTCGCCCCGCACAACGCAATGCTCACCACCCAGGAAGCCGCCGACTTCCTCGGTATCTCGCGGCCGACCCTGGTGCGCATCATCGATCGCGGAGACCTGGAAGCCGTGAAGCCTGGCCGTCACCGTTATGTCGCTCTACAGGATCTGATCGCTTATCAAGAGCGTGTGGCTGTGCAACGGCGTAAGAGCCTTGACGAGATGGCGCGGGACGCGGAGAGCGCCGGCCTATACGACCTCCTCGATGGACAGCCGCCATTGAAACGCCACTGA